The following is a genomic window from Oncorhynchus keta strain PuntledgeMale-10-30-2019 unplaced genomic scaffold, Oket_V2 Un_contig_4383_pilon_pilon, whole genome shotgun sequence.
ggactgtacaggctgtaggttagtggactgtacaggctgtaggttagtggactgtacaggctataggttagtggactgtacaggctgtagtttagtggactgtacaggctataAACACAACGCTAACTCACACGTCATCATGCCATGGGGTGTGGATGCATAGAgtaactgtaaatgtaaagggttaccttctctctccctgcagcATATATGAGCTGCGGAAAAATCCCAGGAGTTCACTTTCTATTTGAGCGTCGAAAGTAATGTTTACTTTATACGTCCTCATGGGCTTCAGTTCCCTGTGCAAAGCGATCACATAAACCTGGTTTCCCGGGTAATGGAATTGGCGGTGGATTCTCATGACACCGGGTTTTTTATTATCCGAGTAAACCGCCACTTTCTCCACCTCGAGGCGGTCGGTGTGAAGCACTATGAATTTGGTCGAGTTCACACACTCGAATTCAATGTTCACTTCCCCGGAGAAGGTAAAGTTATCCATGTACACTGAGAGACGCAGGTCGTAGTGCCGGGGCCGGAGAGATGTCGGTAACCGGAGGTGTCTCCACGGCTGGGCTTCTTCATCTTTGTGGTTCCCGTTCCCGTCCCGTGACCCGTTGAACTTGGCGTTAGAGCCATTGCCCCCTCGTGAGCTGCTCTCCCCAGCGCACTCCTCGAACCGGACGCTGAGGAGAACCGCGATGGCCGTGACGACGATGAGGGTGAGGATGGAGATGGCGAACCCCAGGACCAGTTTCTTGTGGACGGTGATGCTTCGCTCCGTGGTCCGGGGCCGAACCACCATGCTATCAGCCCATTGGTCCGACAGGCCGTTCCTCATGTTATTATCCTCTATCCCCATCGGAGTGAATGATAAGCCCTTGTTGCCAAGCTTATCCTCCAAAGACATACTCTGCCGAATCAGAATATGAGGCTTGGTTGGGGTCCGGGCGCAAAAGGGAAAGGAAATCCCGATAACAGAGTGTCATCAGTcaggtctattagctgccacttaGAATAGTCAGGAATATGTGGCGGAGATGAGCACAGCTGATGCCCCGTTGAAGTGGCCGGCTGTAGCAAATGCGACGCGGAATCATAAAGAAATCAACTTTCCTGATAGACTGAAATCAGGTTTAAATCACAAACTCGGGTATTGGAGTTTAATATGCTATCCTAATTGTTATCTATCTGCCTTCACGGCCTCCATCTCCGCGCACACAAAGTGTTGCACAGAACACAATCCATCGCGGGgactgatgctgctgctggtgctGGTGATGCTGTTACTGATGGTCCTCACCCTCCGAGCTGTGTGCTCATATTGAGAGCTGCTCCCACATCTACAATAtaaaggactctctctctctccgtctctctctctctctccgtctctgtctctctctctctcgcgctctctctttctcgggctctctctcttttgctccgtctctctctatctctctctctctctctctctatctcactctctctctctcgctctctctctctctcattcagcgCTGTAGGAATCTCAGCCTACTTCTTCTTGTAAGAAGGAACTCACGATGGATTTCAACCAGTtaggagaaaaaaaacaattacCAACGCCAGAGAGCGAATGAGTTTCCCAGCCCCTCTTGCTTTGCCAGAGAACAAATAGACCTAGAACATTGCGAAATGCGCAGTAGGACAGAGTAGGagagctctccctccctccgtgcaGAATAGCAGGCTCATCTCCTCGCTCGGTGAGAATACTGTAGGATGGATAGAAACAACGCCTAGTCAGGAAATTATATAGGTCTATGTGGGAAAAGACTTCAACTGTAgtcaggaggggggggggggctacgGCAGGCTACACACAGCAGTGGTGCAGCAGCCAACCCAGTCGGGCTGCCTGCCACCTATTACCAGCCTACCTAAATAGACTACATCATGGCATTCATGCTGAGCGTGATAATGAAGGTAGTAGCCTGTTTTAACATGAGTAGCAATAATACCATAGCCTATCTGAAACATTTACGCACGGACATTGCGCACGGATTTAGGGGGTAATTTTGACACGAGCATAAATCTAAATGATGTGATAcattgtattaaaaaaaaaaaattcataaTCTCAGAAACACTTTGTTACAGTGTCTTCAGTGACTCCAGAGGAGTGATATCAATGGCTGTGGTCTCCTGTACAGTCATTTGATGTTCGCCATCTTGTGGACCTGGAACAAAGCGCAGCCTAATTGTTGATCATTTCCCAGCCAGTAATGCACACGGACGGTGTTATTATTCCTATTCCCGTTAACACTTTTCTCAAACCAGCTCAACTAATAGTCACACACACGAGTCTGTAGAAGATACCCCACGCTGTGTTTTGTCATCGGTCTGGAGGCCTGGAATAGAACACGTATAATGACAATTCTCTATTCAGCCCCAAGTCAGAAAATATAGTTACAAGAACAACATACTGACACTTGAttaggtagttatagtccctatgttcccctatagttcaggtagttatagtccctatgttcctctatagttcaggtagttatagtccctatgttcccctatagttcaggtagttatagtccctatgttcctctatagttcaggtagttatagtccctatgttcccctatagttcaggtagttatagtccctatgttcccctatagttcaggtagttatagtccctatgttcctctatagttcaggtagttatagtccctatgttcccctatagttcaggtagttatagtccctatgttccctatagttcaggtagtttatagtccctatgttccctatagttcaggtagttatagtccctatgttcctCTATAGTtcagttatagtagttatagtccctatgttcccctatagttcaggtagttatagtccctatgttcccctatagttcaggtagttatagtccctatgttcccctatagttcaggtagttatagtccctatgttccctatagttcaggtagttatagtccctatgttcccctatagttcaggtagttatagtccctatgttccctatagttcaggtagttatagtccctatgttccctatagttcaggtagttatagtccctatgttcccctatagttcaggtagttatagtccctatgttccctatagttcaggtagttatagtccctatgttcccctatagttcaggtagttatagtccctatgttccctatagttcaggtagttatagtccctatgttccctatagttcaggtagttatagtccctatgttcccctatagttcaggtagttatagtccctatgttcccctatagttcaggtagttatagtccctatgttcccctatagttcaggtagttatagtcctatgttccctatagttcaggtagttatagtccctatgttccctagttcaggtagttatagtccctatgttcccctatagttcaggtagttatagtccctatgttcccctatagttcaggtagttatagtccctatgttccctatagttcaggtagttatagtccctatgttcccctatagttcaggtagttatagtccctatgttccctatagttcaggtagttatagtccctatgttcccctatagttcaggtagttatagtccctatgttcccctatagttcaggtagttatagtccctatagttatagttatagtccctatgttccctatagttcaggtagttatagtccctatgttccctatagttcaggtagttatagtccctatgttcccctatagttcaggtagttatagtccctatgttccctatagttcaggtagttatagtccctatgttcccctatagttcaggtagttatagtccctatgttcccctatagttcaggtagttatagtccctatgtcctatgttcccctatagttcaggtagttatagtccctatgttcccctatagttcaggtagttatagtccctatgttccctatagttcaggtagttatagtccctatgttcccctatagttcaggtagttatagtccctatgttccctatagttcaggtagttagGTCCCTAGtttatagtccctatgttcccctatagttcaggtagttatagtcctatgttccctatagttcaggtagttatagtccctatgttccctatagttcaggtagttatagtccctatgttccctatagttcaggtagttatagtcctatgttccctatagttcaggtagttatagtccctatgttccctatagttcaggtagttatagtccctatgttccctatagttcaggtagttatagtccctatgttcccctatagttcaggtagttatagtccctatgttccctatagttcaggtagttatagtccctatgttcccctatagttcaggtagttatagtccctatgttcccctatagttcaggtagttatagtccctatgttccctatagttcatagttcaggtagttatagtcctattccctatagttcaggtagttatagtccctatgttccctatagttcaggtagttatagtccctatgttcccctatagttcaggtagttatagtccctatgttccctatagttcaggtagttatagtccctatgttcccctatagttcaggttatagttatagttccctatgttcccctatagttcaggtagttatagtccctatgttcccctatagttcaggtagttatagtccctatgttcccctatagttcaggtagttatagtccctatgttcccctatagttcaggtagttatagtccctatgttcccctatagttcaggtagttatagtccctatgttccctatagttcaggtagttatagtccctatgttccctatagttcaggtagttatagtccctatgttcccctatagttcaggtagttatagtccctatgttccc
Proteins encoded in this region:
- the LOC127924643 gene encoding thyrotropin-releasing hormone-degrading ectoenzyme-like, translated to MSLEDKLGNKGLSFTPMGIEDNNMRNGLSDQWADSMVVRPRTTERSITVHKKLVLGFAISILTLIVVTAIAVLLSVRFEECAGESSSRGGNGSNAKFNGSRDGNGNHKDEEAQPWRHLRLPTSLRPRHYDLRLSVYMDNFTFSGEVNIEFECVNSTKFIVLHTDRLEVEKVAVYSDNKKPGVMRIHRQFHYPGNQVYVIALHRELKPMRTYKVNITFDAQIESELLGFFRSSYMLQGERRYMAVTQFSPTHARKAFPCFDEPIYKATFRVSLGHDASYLSLSNMPVEASISDDDGWVTNHFSRTPRMSTYYLAWAVCNFTYREVTTDSGVVIRLYARPNAIQSGAGDYALHITKRLLQFYEDYFKVKYSLPKLDLLAVPKHPYAAMENWGLSVFVEQKILLDPEVSSFSYQMELTMVVVHEICHQV